The Clostridium aceticum genomic interval ATAATACTAAAATTACCGCTATAGGAGATGAAACATTAGTAGGTTTGTCAGGATTTAAGATGAAAAAGTAGTAGCTTATAGATGCGAAGCGTGTAAGATTGTTACATTTGAATACGATTCATAAATTTGAAATGAGAGATATCATCTTCTTTAAATGCCATAAATTTACTGAAATAGTCAAATACAGGTTAAAGGAATGGACATACTTGCTTAAAATGTCAGCAGTATATCCATTCCTTATTTTTTTGTAAAAGTTAACACGGATCTTTACTAAAATTTAAATATGAAAGAAAAGATGAGGTTGATGACTGAAGAAAATAAATCCAAAGCTAAAAACATGACACTAATCAAACTTTTAGAGAACATAAAGTTTGGAACAGAAATAAAAGAAATAGGAGACACCATGGAGGTTTCCCCAATCCACGCCTCTATCTATAAGAATAGATGAGACTTCTAAAGATACTCTTCTTTAACACTTCCTATCTAAAGCTCAAATTATCATCAAGGGTTACTGTAATATTTCCAATATCCCAGAAAAGTATAACCATGTAATCGTAGATTATGCAATATACCTATATAAAAATAAAGACAATTCTAGGGAGGATTAGAAGGATAAATTATCCTATTAAAATAGTAGTAGATGAAGAAGTATGTGAGTTTAATACAATTATTGAAGGAGTCAGCTTTGGAATAGACGAAGGAAAATTTATGAATTTACAGGATGGAAAAATCCAAGTAACCCTTCCTGCGGATATTGTTTCAAATAAGATAAGTGTGGATATGCGTTTTATTAAAATGGGTACAGCATGGAAGGTAGTAGGGGTAGATAAAACCAAACTAGGACTTATTACACTGTACTGCGAAAAGAACTCATTCGGAGTAAATGATGATAAGGAAAATGAAATTGCTGATAAAGACAAAATTGTTAATCCAGTAGAAATCGATGGAAATTATAACATCACAATCAATGGAAGTGATATGATTTATTACGGTAGAGAAAGGGAGTTTACTGCAACTGTAACCATTGTTGATACTGGAGAAGTAGTTGAGGATAAAGAGGTTACATGGAGTTTAGGTGCACCAAGTAACAATGCAGCCATTATTAGCCAAGGGGATGGTAAATGTGTGGTGCTAGGTGGAAACACATATGGCAAAGTCAATTTAAAATGTGAATTGGTGGATGATGGTGAAGTTTATAGTATAAAGGAAATAACCATTAGAAGTATATTATAGGTCAAAGGCTCACATTTTTGTGGGTCTTTAATTTTTATCAAAGACTAGGGGGTAGTTATATAGAATGGAATGGGGAAACAAAAGCGTAGTTTATCTATTAAGTGTACATATTTTGAGACAGTTAAGGGATAGAAATCTTATTACAGAAGAAGAGTTTAGAGAGATTAATACAGAGAATAAAAAGTCCTTTCAAATAGCTAAAAATCAAGGAATTCACTTGATTAGTTGATGAATGAATTATATCATTGACACACCCAAAAGAATATATTTGAAGGGATGGATTTTATGGCAAAAGCAGTGATATTAAAACCTACAGAGTATAAGCAGTTCAATGGAAGGTCAAAGAATGAAATAAAAAGAGTAGCAGCCTACTGTCGGGTAAGCACCAATCACGAAGAACAACTTAATAGTTATCAAGCACAAGTATCTCATTATACAGCTCTCATTCAGAATAACCCTGAGTGGGAGCTTATTGAAGTTTTTGCCGATGAGGGGATATCAGGAACCAATTCAAAAAATAGACCTGAGTTTCAAAGAATGATAACGGAGGCTAAAGCAGGAAAGATTGATTTAATTCTTACAAAAACTATTTCAAGATTTGCTAGGAATACAGAGGATGTTTTAAAATATGCAAGGATGTTAAAGGGAATAGGTGTGGCAATAGAGTTTGAGAGAGAAAGAATAAATACCCTAGAAGTTTCAGGGGAGGTCATGATGACCATCTTTAGTTCTTTGGCACAGGAAGAATCAAGAAGCATTTCAGAAAACTCTAGATGGGGTATTGTAAAAGGATTTTAAAGATGGTAAGGTATTTTGCAACACTACTAGGTTCCTTGGATATGATAAAGATGAGAATGGTAATCTAGTGATTAATAAAGAGGAAGCAGAAATAGTAAAAAGAATCTATCAGGAATATTTAGAGGGAAAAAGCTATCAGGCTATCGCAAATGGCTTAGAAAAAGATAAAATACCTACAGTGACAGGTAATAAAAAATGGTGGAATAGTACAGTAACCATAATTCTAACCAATGAAAAATACTACGGAGCATTACTTCAACAAAAGACAGTGACAGTAGATTTTCTAACCCATAAGAGAGTGAAGAATCAAGGCTTTGCAGACCAGTATTTTATAGAGGATAACCATGAAGCCATTATTCCCAAGGAAATGTGGGACAAGGTTCAAGAGGAAAAAGAAAGAAGAGCCTTGCTTAAGAACAATGTAAAAGGAGATAGAGGAAAATACTCCAGCAAGTATCCCTTTAGTGGCAAAGTTATTTGTGGAGATTGTGGGAATACCTTTAGAAGAAGGACTTGGAACAGTAATAATCAAAGCAAGAAAATTGTATGGCAGTGTAAGACTTATATTCACCAGGGAAAAGATGCCTGTTATATGAAGGCAGTAGATGAAGATGTGCTAAAGGATGCTTTTATAAAGGTTCTTAACGATATGCAGGAAAATAAAGAAGGTTTTACAAAGACGCTATTGGAGAATATAGAGAAGGTGCTTAAGAAGAGAGCCAAAGGTGATGAGATAGAAAAAATAGACAAAAATATAGAAAATATAAAGAATGAATTAAAGGCACTGGTAAAACTACAAACCAGTGGGCAAATGGATGGAGAAGTTTATAATGAGGAATATATCAGGATATCTCAAGAATTAGAAGGCTTAAGAAAAGAGAAGGCTAAATTTGAAAGGGCAAATGAGGCTGAGGAGGAATTTAAGGATAGGGTCAAAGAGATTATTGAAATATTGGATAGTATGGACGGATTATTAGAAGAATTTAATGATGAAATATTTAATGCTTTGGTTGAGAAGATAGAAATTCTTGAACCAAGGCATTTTGTTTTTGTTTTGAAGAGTGGGGTTAGGGTAGAAATTAATAAAAGATTGTTAATGATGGAAGGAGTTAAGGAAAAAATGTAAAAATGGAAGAAGTATCTAAGTAAGATGTGAGCATATTTATAAGTTTATGTAGATTTTTTCTTTAAATAGATGTAATTTATTAACAAACTGTGTATATATTGAAATTACTTTCAATACACAAAGGTTGTCTTAAGAAGTTTAAGCATCATAAGTTAACTTGTTGTGCTAATCAACCTCTAATTATTAAGATTGCTTGTTTAAGCGTATTCTGTATTTAGCAGTAAAAAATTAGTGCAGCATTTTGATTACAATTTATATTTAACTAGGACAAAAAGCTAAATTAAAAAGTTTAGGGGAATATGGAATATAAATAAAATGAAAGGGGTTAAGCATGAATAACAGCAAAGGATTAAAAACAATAGAAGGTGTTTATGTTCCAACGGTATTAACAATTTTAGGGGTTATAATGTATCTTAGACTTGGCTGGATAGTGGGAAATGCAGGGATAATAGGAGCTCTAGCAATTATAGGAATAGCTCATCTTATCACTATTTCCACAACGCTTTCCATGGCATCGATGCTTAGTAATATTAAAGTGGGAGCAGGAGGCGCTTATTCTATTGTTTCTCAATCATTAGGATTTGAAATGGGTGGTGCTATAGGTATTCCTTTATATATTTCTCAGGCTATATCTGTTGCTTTTTATATCACTGGCTTCACAGAACTTTGGGCAACTTTTTTTCCTAATCATCCAATAAAGATAGTTGCTTTAATAACCTGGGTGATATTATCAGGGCTGTCTATTTACAGTACAAAACTTGCTTTCAAAGTTCAATACTTTATTTTTGTAGCTGTGGTTTTATCAATTATTTCTTTTATTACAGGAGGTTCTGTCGGTGAATCAAATATGCAATTGTTAGGAAATTTTCAAAACGCTGGTTTTTGGCAAACATTTGCCATTTTCTTTCCTGCTGTTACAGGAATTCTTACTGGTGCCACAATGTCAGGTGAATTGAAAAATCCAAGAAAGAGTATTATTATAGGAACATTAGCAGCAGTCCTTACTGGATTCATTACATATAGTGGTATTGCTGTTTTATTTTCGTATAAAGCACCTACACAGAGTTTGTTGGAAAATAACTTGATTATATTAGATATTAGCTTTTCAAAGGTAGCGGTTGTTGCAGGTCTTATGGGGGCAGTGTTGTCTTCTGCTCTTTCTACTCTTATAAGTGCACCAAGAACTTTAGGGGCATTGGCTGAGAATAGATCTGTTCCTGCGTATGGCTTTTTATCTATAAAAGGAAAAAATGGAGAACCTAAAAATGCTATAATTATTTCTTCAATATTTTCTGCCATTGTTCTTTTGTTGGGAAACTTAGATGGACTAGCAAGTCTGTTGACATTATTCTTTCTAACGACCTACGGAATGATTAATTTGGTGGTGTTTTTAGAGCAAGTCATTGGAATTGCAAGCTTTAGACCCAGCTTATCTATTTCCATTATGATACCTATTGTTGGTTTGATAGGTTGTTTGCTTAGTATGATTTTAATCAATAAATTTTTTACAATCATCACATTTGCAATTATTGCAATTATTTACTATACCCTACAAAAAAACAAAATTATCTCTCCATGGGGAGATGTAAGAGGAGGTATTTTTCATTCTATTGCAGAATGGGCAGCCCAAAAAGCTATGGCTATGCCCTATCACCCCAAGCTATGGAAACCTTCTATTGTAGTGCCTGTAGAAACACCAGAGGATTTCAAAAGAATTACTCATTTTATAAGGAGTTTTATTTATCCTTCTGGCAGAGTTTATTATTTAACTATTGATAAAAATGGTGATAAAATTGAAGATACAAAACAAGCAATAAAAACTGTCTTAGAGCCATTAAAAGAAGAAAACTTATTTGCTCATGAAGTATTTATAGAAGGGGGAACCTTTGACTCAGATATTTCAGTTGTATTACAGAGTTTATCTAGCACATTTCTGCCTCCTAATAGCATCTTTTTTACTATAAGTGATGACCCAGATAAACAAAAAAAGTTAAATAATACATTTGATACGATTAGACATTTAAAAATAGGTTTAATGTGTTTACATATACATTCTAAGTATGGCTATGGACAAAGTAAAAAAATCAATTTGTGGCTTAGAGATAAAAGTCCCAATAATAACTTAGCTGTTCTGAGTGCTCTTCAAATTAGCAAAAATTGGTCAGCTAAAGTAACTCTATGTAGAATTGTTAGTAGTACAGCTAATATTAGACAGGTTGAAGAAGAATTAAAGGAATTTATAAAGGATGCGCGGCTTCCTACCAATACTAGAATTATGGTTAAATGTGGAAATTTCGAAGATGTTATTACTAATGAATCTACTGATTTAAATATTTTGGGTATGCCTACCTATAATGATGAAATAAATTTTGAGTATATAGTGAAAATTATGAACCTAGTTCCAAGCAGTATACTATTTGTTGCTGATTCTGGACTAGAAAATGCATTAGTTTAAGTTTTAGAATACCAAAATGCTTAGACTAACCTATTGCCTTATATCCCTTTTACCGTCTCCACACATGTGGAATCGCTGGTAAAACTATATCGCAAATAAAGAAAGAGGATAACAATATGGATGGAACTATACGAAAAAATATTAAGCAAGGTATAAGAGTAAGAGTTGTACAAAAACAGGATCAGCGCTCTGGAAAACTAACAGAAGGTGTGGTTATAAAGATCCTTACAAACTCCCATACGCATCCTCATGGCATTAAAGTGATGCTGGAGGGTGGAGTTGTTGGTAGGGTTAAGGAAGTAGTAAATTAAAAATTTAGGTATAGTGAAGAGCATCTGCTTAAGTAGGTGCTTTTTATTATGGTTGAATATCGAAGTATGGGGGACGAAAGTTTGAGGAATTTCAGGCCAAGGGAGGAAAAATAAAGATTTATGTCAAAAAATAATTTATTAATTCCTATTGGATAAATTTTACATAGCAAAATTTATTCAAAATAGATCGCCGGTAACAAGGGGATGGTAAATGTGTGGTGCTAGGTGGAAACACATATGGCAAAGTCAATTTAAAATGTGAATTGCTGGATGATGGTGAAGTGTTCTCTCTTACTGTGTTTTTTAGATAAAAACTTCTAAAAGATATAAGAAAGACAGTCACCTTTAATTATTTTTTGACGGCAAGTTGATGATAGATCTAAGAAGGTAAAGATATCCTAATCTACTCAGAGGTTACGTATGTGCAAAATATAGAAAATATAAAAACAAATCAATTATTTAAGAAAAATTATTAATTATTCATCTTGACAGTGCAAAAAAAACATGATAATATTTAGACAATAATTCATATAAAAAAACTACGTTCTTATATAAGAACCAAAGGTGGTGTAAAGTTAGTACATACTAAAAACAAAAAAGCAAAGACTAAGAAATTTTTCACAGAAAGATAATACTATTTTTAAGCTGGAGAAATTTGTAATGAAGTATTATGTCGGTAATTATTAACAAAATTGCAAGGAAGTATCAGAAGGATATGATAAAGAAATAATTATTTCAGATGAAGGGTCAAGTACTTATATTAATAGCTAAAAAAGTATGATAATATTAGAATGGTAATTTGCAAAAATAAATCAAGTTCTCATATAAGAAAAATTATTTATTTATCATCATTTAATATGAAATAAAATCTATATAAAGCCCAAGGAGGAAAACGCTATGATTATGAAATTTCTTAAGAAAGTCCCTGCAGGTATGATGATTGTACCTATGCTTATTGCATCACTTATCAATACCTTTGTTCCACAAATAGTGCAAATCGGATCCTTTACAACTGCAGTTTTTACCAGTGCAGGTGCAGCTACTGCCATTGGGATACAGTTATTTTGTTTAGGAACAACATTACAGTTTAAGGAAATGCCTAAAGTTTTTAAACGTGGTGGAATATTACTTTTATCAAAGTTTATCATTGGTGCAACTATTGGTATTGCAATTGGAAAAATATTTGGTATGGCAGGGATTTTAGGACTAACTACATTATCTATAATCAGTGCAGTAACAAACAGTAATGGTAGTGTGTACCTTTCTTTAATGAATACCTACGGAGATGAAACAGATTGTGCAGCTATGGCTCTTCTAGCTCTTAATGATGGACCTTTCTTCACCTTAGTAGCTCTTGGTGCTTCGGGTCTTGCAAATATTCCGCTGATTTCTCTTTTAGCAGCTGTTGTACCTATTATTGTAGGTATGATCTTAGGTAATATTGATAAAGATTTAAAAGATTTCTTAGCTCCAGCTGGTACTATCCTTATACCTTTCGTAGGATTTGCTTTGGGGGCTGGTATCAATATCACCAATATTGTTAAAGGTGGACCACAAGGAATTCTTCTTGGTGTAATATGTACTTTTGTAGGAGGAATCTTCATTTTAGCTTGTGATCGATTTATCGGAGGTCGACCAGGTTATGCAGCATGGGCGGTATCAACAACAGCCGGGAATGCAGTTGCGGTTCCAGCAGCAGTAGCTTTAATCGACCCAGCATGGCAGCCATATGTAGCTACAGCTACAACACAGGTTGCAGCTGCGACAGTAATGACAGCGATTTTAGTACCATTCATCACTGACTGGTGGGCAAGAAAATATGGTTGTCCTAAAATCCCATTAGGGGATCAGAAATCTGCAACTTAAAGAGATATAATAAATATGCAACAGAGAAAAATGTTTTTTACATCTAATATAGGTTACTAATATTTAAGAGGAGTGAAAATCATGGGTAATGCTTTAATTATTAATGAAAAAGATAACGTAGCAGTTTCAATTGAACCAATTACAAAAGGTACAGAGGTTAGCTGTAAGATGAACGATGGTTCTATCATAACGGTTACAGCTTTAGAAGATATTATTATTTATCATAAGTTGGCTACAAAGGATATTGCAAAGGATGAACCAATTAGAAAGTACGGTCAATACATTGGTGTTGCAGCTTGTGACATTAAAACTGGTCAGCATGTGCATGAGCACAATGTAGTAAGCAAGAAAAAAAGTGCGTAGCAATAAATTACAATAATTTGGGAGGGACCTTTAAATGAATTTTTATGGATATAAAAGACCAGATGGTAGAGTAGGTGTAAGAAATCATATATTAATTTTACCTGCAAGTATTTGTGCGTCGGATACAACAAGAATTGTTGCATCTCAAGTAGAAGATGCTGTTACATTTAACAATCAAAATGGATGTGCTCAGGTTGAAGGAGATCAACAGCTTACAATGGACGTTATGGCAGGCTTTGCTGCTAATCCTAATGTTTATGGTACAGTTATTGTTTCTCTTGGTTGTGAAAAC includes:
- a CDS encoding 2-keto-3-deoxygluconate permease; this encodes MIMKFLKKVPAGMMIVPMLIASLINTFVPQIVQIGSFTTAVFTSAGAATAIGIQLFCLGTTLQFKEMPKVFKRGGILLLSKFIIGATIGIAIGKIFGMAGILGLTTLSIISAVTNSNGSVYLSLMNTYGDETDCAAMALLALNDGPFFTLVALGASGLANIPLISLLAAVVPIIVGMILGNIDKDLKDFLAPAGTILIPFVGFALGAGINITNIVKGGPQGILLGVICTFVGGIFILACDRFIGGRPGYAAWAVSTTAGNAVAVPAAVALIDPAWQPYVATATTQVAAATVMTAILVPFITDWWARKYGCPKIPLGDQKSAT
- a CDS encoding SHOCT domain-containing protein, whose product is MEWGNKSVVYLLSVHILRQLRDRNLITEEEFREINTENKKSFQIAKNQGIHLIS
- a CDS encoding recombinase family protein, yielding MAKAVILKPTEYKQFNGRSKNEIKRVAAYCRVSTNHEEQLNSYQAQVSHYTALIQNNPEWELIEVFADEGISGTNSKNRPEFQRMITEAKAGKIDLILTKTISRFARNTEDVLKYARMLKGIGVAIEFERERINTLEVSGEVMMTIFSSLAQEESRSISENSRWGIVKGF
- a CDS encoding YwbE family protein — protein: MDGTIRKNIKQGIRVRVVQKQDQRSGKLTEGVVIKILTNSHTHPHGIKVMLEGGVVGRVKEVVN
- a CDS encoding UxaA family hydrolase is translated as MGNALIINEKDNVAVSIEPITKGTEVSCKMNDGSIITVTALEDIIIYHKLATKDIAKDEPIRKYGQYIGVAACDIKTGQHVHEHNVVSKKKSA
- a CDS encoding amino acid permease — its product is MNNSKGLKTIEGVYVPTVLTILGVIMYLRLGWIVGNAGIIGALAIIGIAHLITISTTLSMASMLSNIKVGAGGAYSIVSQSLGFEMGGAIGIPLYISQAISVAFYITGFTELWATFFPNHPIKIVALITWVILSGLSIYSTKLAFKVQYFIFVAVVLSIISFITGGSVGESNMQLLGNFQNAGFWQTFAIFFPAVTGILTGATMSGELKNPRKSIIIGTLAAVLTGFITYSGIAVLFSYKAPTQSLLENNLIILDISFSKVAVVAGLMGAVLSSALSTLISAPRTLGALAENRSVPAYGFLSIKGKNGEPKNAIIISSIFSAIVLLLGNLDGLASLLTLFFLTTYGMINLVVFLEQVIGIASFRPSLSISIMIPIVGLIGCLLSMILINKFFTIITFAIIAIIYYTLQKNKIISPWGDVRGGIFHSIAEWAAQKAMAMPYHPKLWKPSIVVPVETPEDFKRITHFIRSFIYPSGRVYYLTIDKNGDKIEDTKQAIKTVLEPLKEENLFAHEVFIEGGTFDSDISVVLQSLSSTFLPPNSIFFTISDDPDKQKKLNNTFDTIRHLKIGLMCLHIHSKYGYGQSKKINLWLRDKSPNNNLAVLSALQISKNWSAKVTLCRIVSSTANIRQVEEELKEFIKDARLPTNTRIMVKCGNFEDVITNESTDLNILGMPTYNDEINFEYIVKIMNLVPSSILFVADSGLENALV
- a CDS encoding recombinase family protein, which codes for MINKEEAEIVKRIYQEYLEGKSYQAIANGLEKDKIPTVTGNKKWWNSTVTIILTNEKYYGALLQQKTVTVDFLTHKRVKNQGFADQYFIEDNHEAIIPKEMWDKVQEEKERRALLKNNVKGDRGKYSSKYPFSGKVICGDCGNTFRRRTWNSNNQSKKIVWQCKTYIHQGKDACYMKAVDEDVLKDAFIKVLNDMQENKEGFTKTLLENIEKVLKKRAKGDEIEKIDKNIENIKNELKALVKLQTSGQMDGEVYNEEYIRISQELEGLRKEKAKFERANEAEEEFKDRVKEIIEILDSMDGLLEEFNDEIFNALVEKIEILEPRHFVFVLKSGVRVEINKRLLMMEGVKEKM